In Haemophilus parainfluenzae, one genomic interval encodes:
- the murF gene encoding UDP-N-acetylmuramoyl-tripeptide--D-alanyl-D-alanine ligase yields MIKLTTQQLAQILNANLIGDGQAVVENINTDTRKAVSNSLFFALKGEHFDAHQYLDKAVEQGATALVVQQANTEIATPQLVVADTRLALGQLAKWLREKINPRTVAMTGSSGKTTVKEMTASILQQTAGNPEAVLFTNGNFNNDIGVPLTLLRLTEQHKFAVIELGANHQGEIDYTTHLAQPEAALVNNVAAAHLEGFGSIEGVARAKGEIYRGLTPDGVAIINSEHDYIELWQKEIGSHAIQYFNGGDYKAENVKHSPNGSMFTLVSPKGSIEINLPYLGEHNVKNALAATALAMNVGASLADVKAGLEHRSQVKGRLFPIQVNENLLLLDDTYNANVDSLQAAIDVLKGYDAFRILLVGDMKELGEDSLKCHRQVGEHAKQAKLDLVLSYGTESAVISEAVLGKHFTDKAELTAYALDIIKQKLQENQKVVVLAKGSRSMKMEETIYSLKDSLC; encoded by the coding sequence ATGATTAAACTAACTACCCAACAGCTTGCTCAAATTTTAAACGCTAATCTTATTGGAGATGGGCAGGCCGTTGTTGAAAATATCAATACAGATACGCGTAAAGCGGTATCCAACTCACTTTTCTTTGCATTAAAAGGTGAGCATTTTGATGCACATCAATACTTGGATAAAGCCGTTGAGCAAGGTGCGACAGCTTTAGTTGTGCAACAGGCCAACACTGAAATAGCAACGCCACAATTGGTTGTTGCAGATACGCGCTTAGCCCTTGGTCAATTAGCAAAATGGTTACGTGAAAAAATTAATCCTCGTACTGTGGCGATGACAGGCTCTTCAGGTAAAACTACAGTAAAAGAGATGACCGCATCCATTCTGCAACAAACAGCAGGCAATCCTGAGGCCGTGTTATTCACAAATGGTAATTTTAACAACGATATTGGCGTACCATTAACGTTATTACGCTTAACCGAACAACATAAATTTGCCGTTATTGAATTAGGTGCCAATCATCAAGGTGAAATTGATTACACCACGCATCTTGCTCAGCCTGAAGCCGCATTAGTGAATAATGTAGCGGCTGCACATTTAGAAGGATTTGGTTCAATTGAAGGTGTAGCACGTGCGAAAGGGGAAATCTATCGTGGTTTAACCCCAGATGGTGTAGCCATTATTAACAGTGAACATGATTATATTGAATTGTGGCAAAAAGAAATAGGTTCCCATGCTATTCAATATTTTAATGGTGGCGATTACAAAGCTGAAAATGTAAAACATTCACCTAATGGCTCGATGTTTACGTTAGTTTCGCCAAAAGGTAGTATTGAAATTAATTTGCCTTATTTAGGTGAGCATAATGTAAAAAATGCGTTGGCAGCGACCGCACTTGCTATGAATGTGGGCGCGAGTCTTGCTGATGTAAAAGCAGGTCTTGAACATCGTTCTCAAGTAAAAGGACGCTTATTCCCGATTCAAGTGAACGAAAATCTACTTTTATTAGATGATACTTACAATGCGAATGTTGATTCTTTACAAGCTGCGATTGATGTTTTAAAAGGTTATGATGCTTTCCGTATTCTACTCGTGGGCGATATGAAAGAATTAGGCGAGGATAGTCTAAAATGTCATCGACAAGTGGGCGAGCACGCAAAACAAGCTAAATTAGATTTGGTGCTTTCTTACGGAACAGAAAGTGCGGTCATTTCTGAAGCTGTTTTGGGAAAACATTTTACAGATAAAGCTGAATTGACAGCTTATGCGTTAGATATTATTAAACAGAAATTACAAGAAAACCAAAAAGTCGTCGTATTAGCGAAAGGCTCGCGCTCAATGAAAATGGAAGAGACGATTTATTCATTAAAGGATAGTTTATGTTAG
- the ftsW gene encoding putative lipid II flippase FtsW: MEFINKIKQNYEQWARVTPQGLLYDRALFWLFVVLLLIGLVAVTSASMPYSARVFNDTFYFAKRDAVYVLLSLATCYLTLQISSSQWEKWHAKIFLLAIVLLILVLGIGTSVNGAKRWISLGILNFQPAEFAKLALTCFLASYFTRRYDEVRGKKFSAVKPFIVMGVLGVFLLAQPDLGSTVVLFVITFGMLFIVGANFWQFILLIGTGILLFIWLVLSASYRLKRFTGFLEPFKDPYGTGFQLTNSLMAFGRGEISGEGLGNSIQKLDYLPEAHTDFIMAIIGEEFGFIGIFVVVILLGLLIFRAMKIGRESLMLEQRFRGFFALGISFWIFFQGFVNLGMALGMLPTKGLTFPLVSYGGSSIIIMSATVGILLRIDHENRLQRGGQARLRDD; this comes from the coding sequence ATGGAATTTATCAATAAAATAAAACAAAATTATGAACAATGGGCGAGAGTGACACCGCAAGGATTACTTTACGATCGCGCATTGTTTTGGCTTTTTGTCGTGCTATTGCTGATTGGTTTAGTAGCGGTAACTTCTGCTTCAATGCCTTACAGTGCACGCGTATTTAATGATACATTCTATTTTGCTAAACGTGATGCCGTTTATGTCTTACTTTCTTTAGCGACTTGTTATTTAACTCTCCAAATTTCTTCTTCTCAATGGGAAAAGTGGCACGCTAAAATTTTCTTACTAGCCATTGTTTTATTAATACTGGTTCTCGGTATCGGTACTTCTGTTAATGGTGCAAAACGTTGGATTTCTTTGGGGATTTTAAATTTCCAGCCTGCGGAATTTGCTAAGTTAGCTTTAACCTGTTTCCTCGCGAGCTATTTTACGCGTCGTTATGATGAAGTTCGAGGTAAAAAATTCAGTGCGGTTAAGCCTTTCATTGTGATGGGGGTATTAGGCGTATTCTTACTCGCTCAACCTGACTTAGGGAGTACAGTGGTACTATTTGTGATCACTTTCGGTATGCTTTTTATTGTTGGTGCAAATTTTTGGCAATTTATTTTGCTAATTGGTACAGGCATACTTCTCTTTATTTGGTTAGTCCTTTCTGCCTCTTATCGTTTAAAACGGTTTACCGGTTTCTTAGAGCCGTTTAAAGATCCTTACGGAACAGGATTTCAGTTAACGAATTCATTGATGGCGTTTGGTCGTGGTGAAATTAGTGGGGAAGGACTGGGTAACTCCATTCAAAAACTTGATTATCTTCCTGAAGCACATACTGACTTTATCATGGCGATTATTGGTGAAGAATTCGGTTTTATTGGTATTTTTGTTGTTGTCATTCTTTTAGGTTTATTGATTTTCCGTGCGATGAAAATCGGACGTGAATCACTCATGTTAGAACAGCGTTTCCGTGGTTTTTTTGCTTTGGGTATTAGTTTCTGGATTTTCTTCCAAGGGTTTGTCAATCTCGGTATGGCATTAGGGATGTTACCGACAAAAGGTTTAACTTTCCCGTTAGTGAGTTACGGTGGTTCAAGTATCATTATTATGTCGGCAACCGTAGGGATTTTATTGCGTATTGACCATGAAAATAGATTACAACGTGGTGGTCAAGCTCGTTTGAGAGATGATTAG
- the murG gene encoding undecaprenyldiphospho-muramoylpentapeptide beta-N-acetylglucosaminyltransferase: protein MSKKLLVMAGGTGGHVFPAIAVAQTLQKEGWEICWLGTKDRMEAQLVPKHGIPIRFIQISGLRGKGIKALLGAPFAILRAVLQARKIIQEYQPNAVLGMGGYVSGPGGIAAKLCGVPVILHEQNAVAGLTNEWLAKIATRVLQAFPTAFKDAEVVGNPVRQDLFEMPSPQARFSERSGKLRVLVVGGSQGARVLNQTIPQVVARLADKLEVRHQVGKGSVESVTALYGEHADSVKITEFIDDMAEAYAWADVVICRSGALTVCELAAVGTPAIFIPFQHKDQQQYLNAKYLADAGAAKIIQQNELNADVLVDFLEKTDRETLLAMAIKAKEMSSPLAAKRVADVIVENAK, encoded by the coding sequence ATGAGTAAAAAATTATTAGTTATGGCAGGTGGTACTGGTGGACATGTTTTCCCCGCCATCGCTGTTGCTCAAACCTTACAAAAAGAAGGTTGGGAAATTTGCTGGTTAGGCACCAAAGATCGCATGGAAGCACAGCTTGTACCAAAACATGGCATTCCTATTCGTTTTATTCAAATTTCAGGGTTGCGTGGTAAAGGCATTAAAGCATTACTAGGCGCACCTTTTGCTATTTTAAGAGCGGTATTGCAAGCTCGTAAAATTATTCAAGAATATCAACCTAATGCGGTATTAGGCATGGGTGGTTATGTGTCAGGCCCTGGAGGTATCGCTGCAAAACTTTGTGGCGTGCCAGTTATTTTACATGAACAAAATGCCGTAGCAGGCTTAACCAATGAATGGTTGGCTAAAATTGCAACACGTGTATTACAAGCTTTTCCAACGGCATTTAAAGATGCCGAAGTTGTAGGAAACCCAGTTCGCCAAGATTTATTTGAAATGCCATCACCACAAGCGCGTTTTTCAGAAAGAAGTGGAAAATTGAGAGTACTTGTCGTGGGGGGAAGCCAAGGAGCTCGCGTACTCAATCAGACTATCCCACAAGTTGTTGCTCGTTTGGCAGATAAATTAGAGGTTCGTCATCAAGTGGGGAAAGGTTCTGTTGAAAGTGTGACCGCACTTTATGGTGAACATGCAGATTCGGTCAAAATTACAGAATTTATTGATGATATGGCGGAAGCTTACGCTTGGGCAGATGTGGTGATTTGTCGCTCTGGTGCACTAACAGTATGCGAATTAGCTGCTGTGGGGACGCCTGCGATTTTTATACCATTCCAGCATAAAGATCAACAACAATATTTAAATGCGAAATATCTTGCCGATGCAGGCGCAGCAAAAATTATTCAGCAAAATGAATTAAATGCAGATGTGTTAGTCGATTTCTTAGAAAAAACAGATCGTGAAACATTACTAGCGATGGCGATTAAGGCAAAAGAAATGTCATCACCATTAGCGGCTAAACGTGTAGCTGATGTCATCGTAGAGAACGCGAAATAA
- the mraY gene encoding phospho-N-acetylmuramoyl-pentapeptide-transferase — MLVWLAEYLVRYETAFNAISYITVRAILALLTALFISLWIGPKVIKRLQILKFGQEVRNDGPESHFAKKGTPTMGGVMILFSIGVSTLLWANLMNPYVWICLFVLFGYGAIGFVDDFRKITRKNTDGLIARWKYFWMSVVALVAIIWLYWLGHDTDATRLVIPFFKDIMPQLGLFYIVLSYFVIVGTGNAVNLTDGLDGLAIMPTALVAGAFALIAWATGNVNFAEYLHIPYIKYSSEVVVFCTAIVGAGLGFLWFNTYPAQVFMGDVGSLALGGALGVVAILVRQEFLLVIMGGVFVVEALSVILQVGSYKLRKQRIFRMAPIHHHFELKGWPEPRVIIRFWIISLMLVLMGLVTLKLR, encoded by the coding sequence ATGTTAGTTTGGCTTGCTGAATACTTAGTTCGCTATGAAACGGCATTCAATGCCATTTCCTATATTACCGTACGTGCGATTTTGGCATTATTGACCGCACTTTTCATTTCTTTATGGATTGGTCCGAAAGTGATCAAACGCCTTCAAATTTTAAAATTTGGCCAAGAAGTGCGTAATGATGGTCCTGAAAGTCACTTTGCGAAAAAAGGTACGCCAACCATGGGCGGTGTGATGATTTTATTCTCCATCGGTGTGAGTACGTTATTATGGGCTAACTTAATGAATCCTTATGTTTGGATTTGCTTATTTGTGTTGTTTGGCTACGGTGCAATTGGCTTTGTGGATGATTTCCGTAAAATCACGCGTAAAAATACAGATGGTTTAATTGCGCGTTGGAAATATTTCTGGATGTCAGTAGTCGCATTAGTAGCGATCATTTGGTTATATTGGTTAGGTCATGATACAGATGCAACCCGTTTAGTGATTCCATTCTTCAAAGATATCATGCCGCAATTAGGCCTATTCTATATTGTGTTGTCTTACTTTGTGATTGTGGGCACAGGCAATGCGGTAAACTTAACCGACGGTTTAGATGGTCTTGCCATCATGCCAACAGCGTTAGTCGCAGGTGCATTTGCTTTAATTGCATGGGCGACTGGTAACGTTAATTTTGCAGAATACTTACATATTCCTTATATCAAATATAGTTCAGAAGTCGTAGTGTTCTGTACTGCAATCGTAGGGGCTGGCTTAGGATTCTTATGGTTTAACACTTATCCGGCTCAAGTCTTTATGGGCGATGTAGGTTCTCTAGCACTTGGTGGCGCACTCGGTGTTGTTGCCATCCTTGTTCGTCAAGAATTCTTATTAGTGATTATGGGTGGTGTATTTGTTGTTGAAGCCTTGTCTGTGATTTTGCAAGTGGGTTCTTACAAATTAAGAAAACAACGTATTTTTAGAATGGCACCAATTCATCACCACTTTGAATTAAAAGGTTGGCCAGAACCAAGAGTGATTATTCGGTTTTGGATTATCTCCTTAATGTTGGTGTTGATGGGGCTTGTAACGCTCAAACTAAGATAA
- a CDS encoding D-alanine--D-alanine ligase, whose amino-acid sequence MNLKQEKIAVLLGGTSAEREVSLNSGAAVLNALVSQGYNAHGIDPKEYNVANLKADGFDRVFNILHGRGGEDGTMQGLLEQIGLPYTGCGVMASALTMDKMRTKMLWKSFGLPVADMEIVTKENAHELNPQAVVEKLGLPLMVKPSLEGSSVGLTKVKAVEELKSAVDYALKFDNTILIEEWLAGDELTVPVLGGEVLPAVRIVPEGEFYDYDAKYISDNTQYFCPAGLSAEGEEELAKLVKRAYDVVGCRGWSRIDVMTDAQGNFRLVEVNTNPGMTSHSLFPKSASTVGISFEQLVVKILELSA is encoded by the coding sequence ATGAATTTAAAACAAGAAAAAATTGCTGTATTGTTAGGCGGCACATCTGCTGAACGTGAAGTTTCCCTTAATTCTGGCGCAGCCGTGTTAAACGCATTAGTGAGCCAAGGTTATAATGCACATGGTATCGATCCTAAAGAATATAATGTCGCGAATTTAAAGGCTGATGGTTTTGATCGTGTCTTTAACATTTTACATGGTCGCGGAGGTGAAGATGGCACCATGCAAGGTTTATTAGAACAAATCGGTTTGCCTTACACTGGTTGTGGCGTGATGGCTTCAGCGTTAACCATGGATAAAATGCGTACTAAAATGTTATGGAAATCCTTTGGTTTACCTGTTGCTGATATGGAGATCGTGACCAAAGAAAACGCTCACGAACTAAACCCACAAGCTGTGGTCGAAAAGTTAGGTTTACCTTTGATGGTTAAGCCATCTCTTGAAGGTTCAAGTGTGGGTTTAACGAAAGTAAAAGCAGTCGAAGAATTAAAAAGTGCGGTCGATTATGCACTTAAATTTGATAACACCATTTTGATTGAAGAATGGTTGGCTGGTGATGAATTAACTGTGCCTGTTTTAGGTGGTGAAGTATTGCCAGCTGTTCGCATTGTGCCAGAAGGTGAGTTTTATGATTATGATGCGAAATATATTTCAGATAATACTCAATATTTTTGTCCTGCCGGCCTTTCAGCTGAAGGTGAAGAAGAATTAGCGAAATTAGTTAAACGAGCTTATGACGTCGTGGGTTGTCGTGGCTGGAGCCGCATTGATGTGATGACTGATGCACAAGGTAATTTCCGTTTAGTCGAAGTAAATACGAACCCAGGCATGACAAGTCACAGTTTATTCCCTAAATCTGCGTCAACAGTCGGAATTTCATTTGAACAACTCGTTGTGAAAATTTTGGAGTTGAGTGCGTAA
- the murD gene encoding UDP-N-acetylmuramoyl-L-alanine--D-glutamate ligase, which yields MTNLYQNKTITIIGLGKTGLSCVEYLQSQQANIHVIDTREHPAGADQLPKNVPLHTGSLNQQWLLESDIIVISPGLAVKTPEIQTALSAGVEVIGDIELFCRAATKPIVGITGSNGKSTVTTLVYEMAKSAGIKVGMGGNIGIPALSLLNEDCELYVLELSSFQLETTYSLKAAAATVLNVTEDHMDRYVDLEDYRQAKLRIYHNAETAVVNLEDKLTFGEGENQAKKVVSFAENQADYWLKTENGKQYLMAKEEVILPCDEATLVGRHNYMNILAATALAQAVGINLEAIRTALRQFKGLEHRFQLAHQANGVRWINDSKATNVGSTVAALAGLYVEGTLHLLLGGDGKGADFSELADLINQPHISTYCFGRDGKQLAALSSQSHLFETMEQAISFLRPHLKSGDMVLLSPACASLDQFASFEKRGEEFTRLAKLA from the coding sequence ATGACAAATCTATATCAAAATAAAACTATCACCATCATAGGCCTCGGAAAAACAGGCCTTTCTTGCGTTGAATATCTTCAATCTCAACAAGCGAATATTCATGTAATTGATACTCGCGAACATCCTGCTGGCGCGGATCAATTACCTAAAAATGTTCCTTTACACACAGGTAGTCTAAATCAACAATGGTTACTTGAAAGCGATATTATTGTCATTAGCCCAGGGCTCGCGGTAAAAACACCTGAAATTCAGACCGCACTTTCGGCAGGCGTAGAAGTGATTGGAGATATTGAATTATTCTGCCGAGCAGCAACGAAGCCAATTGTCGGGATTACCGGCTCTAACGGTAAAAGCACCGTGACAACATTAGTTTATGAAATGGCGAAATCGGCCGGAATAAAAGTCGGAATGGGGGGGAACATTGGCATTCCTGCGTTGTCATTATTAAATGAAGATTGCGAACTTTATGTATTAGAACTTTCCAGTTTCCAACTTGAAACCACTTATAGTTTAAAAGCGGCTGCAGCGACTGTGCTTAATGTGACTGAAGATCACATGGATCGCTATGTGGATTTAGAGGATTATCGCCAAGCCAAATTACGCATTTACCACAATGCAGAAACAGCGGTAGTGAATTTAGAAGATAAACTCACGTTTGGCGAAGGTGAAAATCAAGCTAAGAAGGTTGTGTCTTTTGCTGAAAATCAAGCGGATTACTGGCTAAAAACCGAAAACGGTAAACAGTACTTAATGGCGAAAGAGGAAGTCATTTTACCTTGTGATGAAGCGACCTTAGTTGGCCGTCATAATTACATGAATATTTTAGCCGCTACAGCATTAGCGCAAGCAGTAGGTATAAATTTAGAGGCAATTCGTACCGCACTTCGTCAATTTAAAGGCTTAGAGCATCGTTTCCAATTAGCCCATCAAGCGAATGGTGTTCGTTGGATTAATGATTCTAAAGCCACCAATGTAGGTAGCACCGTTGCAGCATTGGCAGGGTTATATGTTGAGGGAACGTTACATCTTTTATTAGGTGGTGATGGTAAAGGGGCAGATTTTTCTGAACTCGCTGATTTAATCAACCAACCTCATATTTCAACCTATTGCTTTGGTCGTGATGGCAAACAACTCGCAGCACTTTCAAGTCAAAGCCATTTGTTTGAAACTATGGAACAAGCCATTTCATTTTTACGTCCACATTTAAAATCAGGCGATATGGTGTTATTATCTCCTGCTTGCGCAAGTTTGGATCAGTTTGCCTCTTTTGAAAAACGTGGCGAAGAGTTTACTCGTTTAGCAAAATTAGCTTAA
- the murE gene encoding UDP-N-acetylmuramoyl-L-alanyl-D-glutamate--2,6-diaminopimelate ligase, which yields MKKLTALFDLPVLSDIKVKAMVLDSRKVTQGDLFVAVKGHRFDASQFVPQAISSGASAVVLETDLENEHLSIQWQNNVPVIHYYHLSANLSALAGKFYEHPSEKLTLVGVTGTNGKTTVSQLLAQWATLFGHKAAVMGTIGNGLLGQVKEAKNTTGSAVEVQENLADFVEKGADFASIEVSSHGLVQHRVEALKFKAAIFTNLSRDHLDYHETMEKYAEAKKRFFIDLAPELQILNADDPIGVAWLNELPNGIAVSCRPDFQPTSKQWLYATQIRFTHEGAVIDVASSWGNGTLHSPLIGAFNVSNLLLATAVLLALGYSFDDLIRTVSQLKGVNGRMELIKKAGKPTVIVDYAHTPDALEKALNAAREHCKGKLWCIFGCGGDRDAGKRPLMAKAAEQFADLVIVTQDNPRTEDPNKIEADILTGFSRMEDVGVIPDREEAIKFTIENAVENDVIVIAGKGHENYQIIGDKTLHFSDQEVAEAYLTKK from the coding sequence ATGAAAAAATTGACCGCACTTTTTGATCTTCCGGTGCTTTCAGACATTAAAGTGAAGGCGATGGTGTTAGACAGCCGCAAGGTTACCCAAGGTGATTTGTTTGTGGCAGTAAAAGGGCATCGTTTTGATGCGAGTCAATTTGTTCCTCAAGCCATCTCTTCTGGCGCAAGTGCGGTCGTTTTGGAAACAGATTTAGAAAACGAGCATTTAAGCATCCAGTGGCAAAATAATGTGCCTGTGATTCATTATTATCATTTATCTGCCAATCTTTCTGCATTGGCAGGTAAATTCTATGAACATCCTTCCGAAAAACTGACTTTAGTTGGTGTAACTGGAACAAACGGTAAAACCACCGTTTCTCAATTATTAGCCCAATGGGCTACACTATTCGGCCATAAAGCAGCCGTCATGGGCACCATTGGTAATGGTTTATTAGGTCAAGTCAAAGAAGCCAAAAATACCACAGGATCAGCCGTTGAAGTTCAAGAAAATTTAGCTGATTTTGTAGAAAAAGGTGCAGATTTTGCTTCTATTGAAGTGTCTTCACATGGTTTAGTTCAACACCGTGTTGAAGCCCTTAAATTTAAAGCCGCTATTTTTACCAATTTAAGTCGTGATCATTTGGATTATCACGAGACAATGGAAAAGTATGCGGAAGCTAAAAAACGCTTTTTCATTGATTTAGCCCCAGAATTACAAATTCTCAATGCTGACGATCCAATTGGGGTTGCATGGTTAAATGAATTACCAAATGGTATTGCAGTCAGCTGTCGCCCAGATTTTCAACCAACTTCTAAACAATGGCTTTATGCAACACAGATTCGTTTTACTCACGAAGGTGCGGTGATTGATGTTGCTTCAAGTTGGGGTAATGGCACATTACATAGCCCATTAATTGGCGCCTTTAACGTGAGTAATCTGCTGTTAGCCACAGCTGTTTTATTGGCTTTAGGTTATTCTTTCGACGATCTTATCCGTACTGTTTCACAGCTAAAAGGGGTAAATGGAAGAATGGAATTGATTAAAAAAGCAGGTAAACCAACGGTTATCGTTGATTATGCCCATACTCCAGATGCATTAGAAAAGGCATTAAATGCCGCGCGTGAACACTGCAAAGGTAAACTTTGGTGTATCTTTGGTTGTGGCGGAGATCGTGATGCAGGCAAGCGTCCGCTGATGGCGAAAGCTGCTGAACAGTTTGCAGATTTAGTGATCGTAACCCAAGATAATCCACGCACAGAAGACCCAAATAAAATTGAAGCAGATATCCTTACGGGATTTAGCCGTATGGAAGATGTTGGAGTGATTCCAGATCGCGAAGAAGCCATTAAATTTACCATTGAGAATGCGGTTGAAAATGATGTGATTGTGATTGCCGGTAAAGGCCATGAAAACTATCAGATCATTGGGGATAAAACACTTCATTTCTCCGATCAAGAAGTGGCTGAAGCCTATTTAACGAAAAAATAA
- a CDS encoding cell division protein FtsQ/DivIB, protein MNVIKRKNTPPTQFGRTSNGEGKFRFMLQIKLALVLLCAGLGYFVYSNWQSWLESLDGDRKITAYALVGQNEFTTYPDVQDVLLKMGSLKGFWGQDVKQIQEQLETIPWVKGAVVRKIWPNRLSIWLSEYQPVAIWNKTEFVTKEGTVFQLPMDKLKEKALPYLGGPDYQSLKVLEAWNQIFADFKAKNLVVKGVRIDDRGAWQVTLDNDIVLKLGRGDWKPKLDRFVTIYPQIEVPEGKRIDYVDLRYASASAAVGLTEK, encoded by the coding sequence ATGAATGTAATTAAGCGCAAAAATACACCGCCAACGCAATTTGGTCGCACATCTAACGGAGAAGGTAAATTCCGTTTTATGTTGCAGATTAAACTTGCTTTGGTGTTACTTTGTGCGGGGCTAGGGTATTTCGTTTATTCAAACTGGCAGAGTTGGCTTGAAAGCTTAGACGGTGATAGAAAAATTACTGCCTATGCCTTAGTAGGTCAAAATGAATTTACCACTTATCCGGATGTGCAGGATGTGTTGCTCAAAATGGGCTCTCTCAAGGGCTTCTGGGGACAAGACGTTAAGCAAATTCAAGAGCAACTTGAAACGATTCCGTGGGTAAAAGGTGCGGTGGTTCGTAAAATTTGGCCAAATCGTTTAAGTATTTGGCTGTCAGAATATCAGCCAGTTGCAATTTGGAATAAAACAGAGTTCGTCACAAAAGAGGGAACTGTTTTCCAATTACCGATGGATAAGTTAAAAGAAAAAGCTTTACCTTATTTAGGTGGCCCAGATTATCAAAGCTTGAAAGTATTAGAAGCTTGGAATCAAATTTTCGCTGATTTTAAAGCCAAAAATTTAGTTGTTAAAGGTGTTCGAATTGATGATCGCGGTGCATGGCAAGTTACGCTAGATAATGATATAGTATTGAAACTTGGGCGCGGAGATTGGAAACCAAAATTAGATCGATTTGTAACGATTTACCCACAAATTGAAGTGCCTGAAGGTAAACGAATTGATTATGTAGATTTGCGCTATGCATCTGCATCAGCAGCGGTTGGATTGACAGAGAAATAA
- the murC gene encoding UDP-N-acetylmuramate--L-alanine ligase, which produces MKHISDEIRKIIPEMRRVQQIHFIGIGGAGMSGIAEILLNEGYDISGSDIADGVVTQRLAQAGAKIFIGHQAENVKGASVVVVSSAIHEDNPELIAAKQNRIPVIQRAQMLAEIMRFRHGIAVAGTHGKTTTTAMISMVYTQAKLDPTFVNGGLVKSAGKNAHLGASRYLIAEADESDASFLHLQPMVSVVTNIEPDHMDTYGGDFEKMKATYVKFLHNLPFYGLAVMCADDAVLMELVPQVGRQVLTYGFSEHADYRIEDYEQTGFQGHYTVVCPSGERINVLLNVPGKHNALNATAALAVAKEEGIGNEAILEALADFQGAGRRFDQLGEFIRPNGKVRLVDDYGHHPTEVDVTIKAAREGWGDKRIVMIFQPHRYSRTRDLFDEFVQVLSQVDALIMLDVYAAGEAPIVGADSKALCRSIRNLGKVDPILVSDTEQLGDVLDQIIQDGDLILAQGAGSVSKISRGLAESWKA; this is translated from the coding sequence ATGAAACATATTTCGGACGAGATTAGAAAGATTATCCCTGAGATGCGTCGGGTTCAACAAATTCATTTCATTGGTATCGGTGGTGCTGGTATGAGTGGGATTGCCGAAATTTTATTGAATGAAGGTTATGATATCTCTGGTTCTGATATTGCAGATGGTGTCGTGACTCAGCGTCTTGCTCAAGCTGGCGCAAAAATTTTCATTGGTCACCAAGCTGAAAATGTGAAAGGGGCAAGTGTGGTTGTGGTATCAAGTGCGATCCATGAAGACAACCCAGAATTAATCGCTGCTAAACAAAATCGTATTCCCGTGATTCAGCGAGCACAAATGTTAGCTGAAATTATGCGTTTCCGCCATGGTATTGCTGTTGCGGGTACCCATGGTAAAACCACCACCACTGCCATGATTTCGATGGTGTATACTCAAGCGAAACTGGATCCAACTTTCGTTAATGGTGGTTTAGTTAAATCAGCCGGTAAAAATGCGCATTTAGGTGCAAGCCGTTATTTAATCGCAGAAGCAGATGAAAGTGATGCATCTTTCCTACACTTGCAACCTATGGTTTCTGTGGTAACCAATATTGAACCGGATCATATGGATACGTACGGTGGTGATTTTGAGAAGATGAAAGCCACTTACGTGAAGTTCTTACATAACTTACCGTTCTACGGTTTAGCGGTGATGTGCGCAGATGATGCGGTATTAATGGAACTTGTTCCTCAAGTTGGACGTCAAGTATTAACCTATGGTTTCAGTGAACATGCTGACTACCGTATTGAGGATTATGAACAAACGGGTTTCCAAGGCCATTACACCGTAGTTTGCCCAAGTGGTGAACGCATCAATGTATTATTGAATGTGCCAGGTAAACACAATGCGTTAAATGCGACGGCAGCACTTGCTGTAGCAAAAGAAGAAGGTATTGGCAATGAAGCAATTTTAGAAGCGCTTGCTGATTTCCAAGGTGCGGGCAGACGTTTTGACCAATTAGGTGAGTTTATCCGTCCAAATGGTAAAGTACGCTTAGTGGATGATTATGGTCATCACCCAACAGAAGTTGATGTAACAATTAAAGCGGCACGCGAAGGTTGGGGGGATAAACGTATTGTCATGATTTTCCAACCTCACCGTTATTCACGCACTCGCGATTTATTTGATGAATTCGTGCAAGTATTATCCCAAGTGGATGCATTGATTATGTTAGACGTGTATGCCGCAGGCGAAGCACCAATTGTCGGTGCAGATAGTAAAGCACTTTGTCGTTCTATTCGTAATCTAGGAAAAGTCGATCCTATTTTAGTTTCTGATACGGAACAACTTGGCGATGTATTAGATCAAATTATTCAAGATGGTGATTTAATTCTTGCCCAAGGTGCGGGAAGTGTAAGCAAAATTTCTCGTGGTTTAGCTGAGAGTTGGAAAGCATAA